A genomic window from Verrucomicrobiia bacterium includes:
- a CDS encoding SDR family NAD(P)-dependent oxidoreductase, with the protein HLFLKPMIARRRGRILNVASTAAFQPGPCISVYYASKAFVHSFSYALAQEVESSGITVTALCPGTTRTDFFARGQFSVKRAPFTMHARDVAEAGYRGVMRGKRVVIPGLHNRIAARFSKFLPLAITSIAVRKLHAKR; encoded by the coding sequence CGCATTTGTTCCTGAAACCGATGATTGCCCGGCGCCGCGGGCGCATCCTCAATGTCGCATCCACGGCGGCTTTCCAGCCTGGGCCTTGCATCAGCGTGTATTACGCGAGCAAGGCTTTCGTGCACTCCTTCAGTTACGCACTCGCGCAGGAGGTTGAATCATCCGGCATCACGGTCACGGCCCTCTGCCCGGGGACGACCCGAACCGACTTTTTTGCGCGCGGTCAATTCTCAGTGAAGCGCGCGCCTTTCACGATGCACGCCCGTGATGTGGCAGAGGCTGGCTATCGCGGCGTGATGCGCGGGAAGCGGGTGGTGATTCCCGGCTTGCACAACCGGATTGCAGCGCGGTTCAGCAAGTTTCTTCCGCTCGCAATCACCAGCATCGCGGTGCGTAAGCTTCACGCGAAGCGCTGA